A window from Mycobacterium saskatchewanense encodes these proteins:
- the arsB gene encoding ACR3 family arsenite efflux transporter: protein MTAKDTAARLPTLDRFLPVWIGVAMAGGLLLGRLIPGLGSALSAVEVQGISLPIAIGLLVMMYPVLAKVRYDRLDEVATNRRLMVSSLLLNWVVGPAVMFALAWLLLPDLPEYRTGLIIVGLARCIAMVIIWNDLACGDREAAAVLVALNSLFQVVMFAALGWFYLSVLPGWLGLPRAGIEVSPWQIAKSVLVFLGIPLLAGFLSRRLGERAKGRAWFESTFLPHVGPWALYGLLFTIVILFALQGREITSRPWDVARIAVPLLAYFAIMWAGGYALGYALRLGYARTTTLAFTAAGNNFELAIAVAIATYGVTSGQALAGVVGPLIEVPVLLGLVYLALSLRAGPLTHKPSVLFVCVHNAGRSQMAAALLSHLAGDRIEVRSAGTEPADQLNPAAVAAMAEIGIDLTAARPKLLTGDAVETSDVVITMGCGDTCPFFPGVSYRDWRLPDPAGQPLSTVRAIRDDIAERVQTLVSELLAPAP from the coding sequence ATGACCGCCAAAGACACCGCAGCTCGCCTGCCCACGCTGGATCGTTTCCTGCCCGTGTGGATCGGGGTGGCGATGGCCGGTGGCCTGCTGCTGGGCCGGCTCATTCCCGGCCTCGGGTCGGCCCTGAGCGCCGTTGAGGTGCAGGGGATCTCGCTGCCGATCGCCATCGGCCTGCTGGTGATGATGTACCCGGTGCTGGCCAAGGTCCGCTACGACCGGCTCGACGAGGTCGCCACCAACCGCAGGCTGATGGTGTCCTCGCTGCTGCTGAACTGGGTGGTCGGGCCGGCCGTGATGTTCGCGCTGGCGTGGCTGCTCCTGCCCGACCTTCCCGAATACCGCACGGGGCTGATCATCGTCGGGCTGGCCCGGTGCATCGCGATGGTCATCATCTGGAACGACCTCGCCTGCGGAGACCGGGAGGCCGCGGCCGTGCTGGTCGCCCTCAACTCGCTGTTTCAGGTCGTCATGTTCGCGGCGCTGGGCTGGTTCTACCTTTCGGTTCTGCCGGGCTGGCTCGGCCTGCCCCGCGCCGGCATCGAGGTCTCCCCCTGGCAGATCGCCAAGTCCGTGCTCGTCTTCCTCGGGATTCCCCTGCTGGCCGGGTTCCTGTCGCGCCGGCTCGGTGAACGCGCGAAGGGGCGCGCCTGGTTCGAGTCGACGTTCCTGCCCCACGTCGGCCCCTGGGCCCTCTACGGATTGCTGTTCACCATCGTCATCCTGTTCGCCCTGCAGGGCCGCGAAATCACCTCGCGGCCTTGGGATGTGGCCCGCATCGCGGTGCCGCTCCTGGCCTACTTCGCGATCATGTGGGCCGGCGGATACGCCCTTGGATACGCCCTCCGGCTGGGCTACGCCCGCACCACCACCCTGGCGTTCACCGCCGCCGGCAACAACTTCGAGCTGGCCATCGCGGTCGCGATCGCCACCTACGGCGTCACGTCCGGCCAAGCCCTGGCCGGCGTGGTCGGACCGCTGATCGAGGTGCCCGTGCTGCTCGGACTGGTCTACCTCGCACTGTCATTGCGCGCCGGCCCGCTCACCCACAAACCGAGCGTGCTCTTCGTCTGCGTCCACAACGCCGGCCGCTCGCAGATGGCCGCCGCGCTCCTGAGTCACCTGGCCGGAGATCGCATCGAGGTCCGATCCGCCGGCACCGAGCCCGCGGATCAGCTCAATCCGGCCGCGGTCGCCGCCATGGCCGAGATCGGGATCGACCTCACCGCCGCCCGCCCGAAGCTCCTGACCGGTGACGCAGTCGAAACCAGTGACGTCGTCATCACGATGGGTTGCGGCGACACCTGCCCATTCTTTCCCGGTGTGTCGTACCGCGACTGGAGACTGCCGGACCCCGCCGGCCAGCCGCTGAGCACGGTCCGAGCCATCCGCGACGACATCGCCGAAAGAGTACAGACGTTGGTCAGCGAACTCCTGGCCCCGGCCCCGTAA
- a CDS encoding ArsI/CadI family heavy metal resistance metalloenzyme, protein MSRVQLALNVDDLDEAIAFYRRLFDTAPAKVKPGYANFAVADPPLKLVLIENPGHGGTINHLGVEVDSSDKVHAEIARLADQGLVPDEEIGTTCCYATQDKVWVTGPTSERWEVYTVLSDSETFGDEVTASDTACCQS, encoded by the coding sequence ATGTCACGTGTGCAGCTCGCCCTCAACGTCGACGACCTCGACGAGGCGATCGCGTTCTACCGCAGGCTGTTCGACACCGCACCGGCCAAGGTCAAACCGGGCTACGCGAACTTCGCGGTCGCCGACCCGCCGCTGAAGCTGGTTCTGATCGAAAACCCCGGCCACGGCGGCACCATCAATCACCTTGGCGTCGAGGTGGACTCGAGCGACAAGGTGCACGCAGAGATCGCGCGCCTCGCCGACCAAGGCCTGGTCCCCGACGAGGAGATCGGCACCACCTGCTGCTACGCGACTCAGGACAAGGTATGGGTGACCGGACCCACGAGCGAGCGGTGGGAGGTCTACACCGTCCTCTCCGACTCCGAGACCTTCGGTGATGAGGTCACGGCGAGCGACACGGCCTGCTGCCAGTCCTAG
- a CDS encoding restriction endonuclease — protein sequence MEKVLGSLLVVGLALPWYFAQRATGSVLAGCVAGLTGLAVAVVVLLWLSAQRDSYRIARQRRRDHRRAMADMADVDEMTGAEFEGFVAARLRTRGWSVTHTGGTGDYGVDLIARRDGTRMAVQCKRLAKAVGVAAVQQVVAGARHHGCDQTVVVTNRSFTRAARQLAITHRCRLVGREQLLIWAGVVTPLPRRRLQPDMEA from the coding sequence GTGGAGAAGGTTCTCGGATCGCTGCTCGTTGTCGGGCTCGCTCTCCCTTGGTATTTCGCTCAGCGGGCGACCGGCAGCGTGTTGGCCGGTTGTGTAGCGGGATTGACCGGGCTCGCCGTGGCGGTGGTCGTTCTTCTGTGGTTGTCGGCGCAGCGGGACAGTTACCGCATCGCCCGGCAGCGCAGGCGCGACCATCGGCGCGCGATGGCGGACATGGCAGACGTCGACGAGATGACGGGCGCCGAATTCGAGGGGTTCGTCGCGGCGCGGCTTCGGACCAGGGGCTGGAGCGTCACGCACACCGGCGGCACCGGCGACTACGGGGTCGACCTCATCGCCCGGCGGGACGGCACCCGCATGGCGGTGCAATGCAAGCGGCTGGCCAAGGCCGTCGGTGTAGCCGCGGTGCAGCAGGTGGTCGCCGGCGCGCGGCACCACGGTTGCGATCAGACGGTCGTAGTGACCAATCGATCGTTCACCAGGGCGGCCCGGCAGTTGGCGATCACCCACCGATGCCGCCTGGTGGGCCGGGAGCAACTACTGATCTGGGCGGGCGTCGTGACGCCCCTCCCCAGGCGGCGGTTGCAGCCGGACATGGAAGCCTAG
- a CDS encoding cytochrome P450, whose amino-acid sequence MTNPAARVSVISVAGPAIRRTDAPGATRRPPGLPAPRPFRSAFAAAYAVAYLVGGERRMLRLIRRYGPIMTMPILSLGDVAIVSDADLAKQVFTAPTDVLLGGEGVGPAAAIYGSGSMFVQEEPEHLRRRRLLTPPLHGAALSSYVPIMENAARAAMHSWPVDRPFEMLEAARALTLDVIVRVMFWVDEPGEVRRLGRPFERLLNLGVSEQLTLRYALRHAGALRVWPQRTKAHNEIDELLMPLIDHRRDDPRLDERLDILSLLIRARGEGGEPLSDTEIRDDVITLMLAGHETTATTLAWVFDLLLHHPDALRRVQAEALSGDETYTTAVINEALRVRPPAPLTARVAAQPFPIGGYLVDPGTRIVVHIIAINRDAQTYEHPNEFLPERFLGTRPQTYAWVPFGGGVKRCLGASFSMRELVTVLHTLLREGEFSAVDPEPERIVRRSIMLAPRNGTRLRFRPLKPSL is encoded by the coding sequence TTGACCAACCCGGCGGCCCGTGTTTCTGTCATCAGCGTGGCAGGACCCGCTATTCGCCGGACGGACGCGCCGGGTGCCACGAGACGTCCACCGGGCCTGCCCGCTCCGCGCCCGTTCCGGTCCGCGTTCGCCGCCGCGTACGCCGTCGCCTACCTCGTGGGTGGCGAGCGGCGGATGCTGCGGCTGATCCGGCGTTACGGGCCGATCATGACCATGCCCATCCTCAGCCTGGGCGACGTCGCGATCGTGTCCGACGCCGACCTCGCCAAGCAGGTGTTCACCGCACCGACCGACGTCCTGCTCGGCGGAGAAGGCGTGGGCCCCGCGGCCGCGATCTACGGGTCCGGCTCGATGTTCGTGCAGGAAGAGCCGGAGCACCTGCGGCGGCGCAGGCTGTTGACACCGCCACTGCACGGCGCCGCACTGAGCAGCTACGTACCGATCATGGAGAACGCGGCCCGCGCGGCCATGCACAGCTGGCCGGTCGACCGGCCGTTCGAGATGCTCGAGGCGGCCCGGGCCCTGACGCTCGACGTGATCGTCAGGGTCATGTTCTGGGTCGACGAGCCCGGCGAGGTTCGGCGATTGGGCCGGCCGTTCGAGCGACTGCTGAACCTCGGTGTGTCGGAGCAGCTGACGCTTCGCTATGCCCTGCGTCATGCGGGGGCGCTGCGGGTCTGGCCGCAGCGGACCAAGGCGCACAACGAGATCGACGAGCTGTTGATGCCGCTCATCGACCACCGCCGTGACGACCCTCGCCTGGACGAGCGGCTCGACATCCTGTCGCTGTTGATCCGCGCCCGCGGCGAGGGTGGAGAACCATTGTCCGACACCGAGATTCGTGACGATGTCATCACCCTGATGCTGGCCGGGCACGAGACCACCGCCACCACGCTGGCGTGGGTCTTCGACCTGCTGCTGCACCATCCCGACGCGCTGCGCCGCGTGCAGGCCGAGGCGCTGAGCGGCGACGAGACCTACACGACCGCGGTCATCAACGAGGCGTTGCGGGTGCGCCCACCCGCCCCGCTCACGGCTCGTGTTGCGGCCCAACCATTTCCGATTGGCGGGTACCTCGTCGACCCGGGCACGCGCATCGTCGTCCACATCATCGCGATCAACCGCGACGCCCAAACCTACGAGCATCCGAACGAGTTTCTCCCCGAGCGGTTCCTGGGCACCCGGCCCCAGACCTATGCGTGGGTGCCGTTCGGGGGCGGCGTCAAACGCTGTCTGGGCGCGAGCTTCTCCATGCGCGAGCTCGTCACGGTGTTGCACACGTTGCTGCGCGAGGGGGAGTTCAGCGCCGTGGACCCCGAGCCCGAGCGGATCGTGCGGCGTTCCATCATGCTCGCCCCCCGCAACGGCACCAGGCTGCGGTTCCGGCCGCTCAAGCCGTCGCTGTAG
- a CDS encoding DUF4193 domain-containing protein: MATASDYDARRVDVDSADKTTLRELATLPAATTAVVDEDPNDVHFFELPGADLSGEELSITVIPQQKDEFTCSCCFLVQHRSRQRSTNAGLPVCADCA; encoded by the coding sequence ATGGCGACTGCAAGCGACTACGACGCACGCCGTGTAGACGTCGACAGCGCGGACAAGACGACGCTGCGCGAGCTGGCGACCCTGCCCGCGGCCACCACCGCCGTGGTCGACGAGGACCCCAACGATGTGCACTTCTTCGAGCTGCCCGGTGCCGACTTGTCCGGCGAGGAACTGTCGATCACGGTGATTCCTCAGCAGAAGGACGAGTTCACCTGCTCGTGCTGCTTCCTGGTGCAGCACCGCAGCCGGCAGCGGAGCACCAACGCGGGGCTTCCGGTCTGCGCCGACTGCGCGTAG
- a CDS encoding HAD family hydrolase has product MKPGHGAPAVLFDVDGTLVDSVYLHVYAWQRAFYEEGVPVSAWRIHRGIGMDGSQLVRTLTDDAPDDVRERLSDAHSRVYKELIPLLTPLPGARELVRRVSELGLQVVMASSAPDDELEALLKVLDCDDVISETTSSHDVDTAKPEPGIVQVALDRAGVDADHAVFVGDAVWDAEAAARANLPCIGVQSGGVAEAELREAGATPVFTDTQDLLEHLSSTRIAALAPRH; this is encoded by the coding sequence CTGAAGCCCGGCCACGGCGCCCCCGCCGTCCTGTTCGACGTCGACGGAACTTTGGTCGATTCCGTCTATCTCCACGTCTATGCCTGGCAACGCGCATTCTATGAGGAAGGCGTGCCGGTTTCGGCATGGCGAATCCACCGCGGCATCGGCATGGACGGCTCCCAGCTGGTGAGGACGCTCACCGACGATGCCCCCGACGACGTGCGGGAGCGGCTCAGCGACGCGCACAGCCGGGTCTACAAGGAACTCATCCCGCTGCTGACGCCGTTACCGGGCGCGCGCGAGCTGGTTCGGCGGGTCAGCGAGCTGGGACTGCAGGTGGTGATGGCCAGCTCCGCGCCCGACGACGAGCTCGAGGCGCTGCTCAAGGTGCTCGACTGCGACGACGTCATCTCCGAGACGACGTCGTCGCACGACGTCGACACCGCCAAGCCCGAACCCGGCATCGTGCAGGTCGCGCTGGATCGCGCCGGCGTGGACGCCGACCATGCCGTGTTCGTCGGCGACGCCGTGTGGGACGCCGAGGCCGCGGCCCGCGCGAACCTCCCGTGCATCGGGGTGCAGAGCGGGGGCGTCGCCGAGGCCGAACTCCGGGAGGCCGGGGCGACCCCGGTCTTCACCGATACGCAGGATCTGCTCGAGCACCTGTCGTCGACGCGGATCGCGGCGCTGGCACCCCGGCACTGA
- a CDS encoding DUF6328 family protein has product MDVDHPQDDQRWDRQERDETEIQRLDRNWNNLLQELRVVQTGVQLLTGFLLTLPFQQRFETLNGPMRHVYLATVGLSVGATVLLVAPVSIHRLLFRRHRLQVLVSAAHRCAYAGLALLGAALTGVTAVVFAAVAGERAAVIAGACALALFTFFWWVLPLILRTRGM; this is encoded by the coding sequence ATGGACGTCGACCATCCGCAAGACGACCAGCGCTGGGACCGCCAGGAACGGGACGAAACCGAAATCCAACGGCTGGACCGCAATTGGAACAACCTGCTGCAAGAGCTGCGGGTGGTGCAGACCGGCGTTCAGCTGCTCACCGGGTTCCTGTTGACGCTGCCGTTCCAGCAGCGTTTCGAGACGCTCAACGGGCCCATGCGCCACGTCTATCTGGCCACGGTCGGGCTGTCGGTGGGCGCAACGGTGCTGCTGGTCGCGCCGGTCAGCATCCACCGCCTGCTCTTCCGGCGGCACCGCCTTCAGGTGCTGGTGTCCGCCGCCCACCGGTGCGCCTACGCGGGGCTTGCGCTGCTGGGTGCGGCGCTGACCGGCGTGACCGCAGTCGTCTTCGCCGCGGTGGCGGGGGAGCGCGCCGCCGTCATCGCCGGGGCGTGTGCGCTGGCGCTGTTCACCTTCTTCTGGTGGGTGTTACCACTCATATTGCGCACCCGCGGTATGTGA
- a CDS encoding STAS domain-containing protein has product MSAPDSITTLVEDHGGVSVVRVSGEIDLVTAPTLEQAIGAVVAESPTALVIDLSAVEFLGSVGLKILAATHEKLGASTQFGVVARGPATRRPIHLTGLDKTFPLYPTLDEALTAVG; this is encoded by the coding sequence TTGTCAGCTCCTGATTCGATTACCACGTTGGTCGAGGACCACGGCGGCGTTTCCGTGGTCCGTGTCAGTGGCGAAATCGATTTGGTCACCGCGCCGACCCTGGAACAGGCGATCGGCGCGGTGGTCGCGGAGAGCCCGACGGCGCTGGTCATCGACCTTTCCGCGGTGGAGTTCCTCGGCTCGGTGGGATTGAAGATCCTGGCGGCGACGCACGAGAAACTCGGCGCGTCAACCCAGTTCGGGGTGGTGGCCCGCGGCCCCGCGACCAGGCGGCCGATCCACCTCACCGGCCTGGACAAGACCTTCCCGCTCTACCCCACGCTGGACGAGGCGCTGACCGCCGTCGGTTAA
- a CDS encoding STAS domain-containing protein, translated as MSDSPSDFSSTATATPTVISSEGLLPQLVQHLRQNRTILREEWARRITEAELLTAMTPEELFSEATAVYDNYVEVLETGSVEALQAYARDLSERIIPRGVETDEVLGIVLLLRDVLARSLFEKYQTDFEMLNRVLDAYEPAANRIANTVGVSFVQERERIIRQQQEAIRELSTPVLQVREQLLILPIIGVLDSQRARQVTEQLLRAIRANRAKVVVIDITGVPTIDSTVANHLVQTVDASGLMGASVIITGLSSEIALTLVTIGLDLSKMNAVGDLQGGIEEAERLLGYEVTRTGEQTG; from the coding sequence ATGTCAGATTCGCCGTCGGACTTCAGCAGCACCGCCACCGCCACGCCAACGGTGATTTCCAGCGAAGGCCTGCTGCCGCAGCTGGTTCAGCATCTCCGACAGAACAGAACGATCCTGCGCGAGGAGTGGGCGCGCCGGATCACCGAGGCGGAGCTGCTGACCGCGATGACCCCGGAGGAGTTGTTCTCCGAAGCCACCGCCGTCTACGACAACTATGTGGAGGTGCTCGAGACCGGTAGCGTCGAGGCGCTGCAGGCGTACGCCCGGGACCTCTCCGAGCGCATCATCCCGCGGGGAGTCGAGACCGACGAGGTGCTCGGCATCGTCCTGCTGCTGCGCGACGTACTCGCGCGTTCGCTGTTCGAGAAGTACCAGACCGACTTCGAGATGCTCAACCGGGTGCTCGACGCCTACGAACCGGCCGCCAACCGCATCGCCAACACGGTGGGCGTCAGCTTCGTCCAGGAACGCGAGCGCATCATCCGCCAGCAGCAGGAGGCGATCCGCGAGCTTTCCACCCCCGTGCTGCAGGTGCGCGAGCAGCTGCTGATCCTGCCGATCATCGGCGTGCTCGACTCCCAGCGCGCCCGCCAGGTCACCGAGCAGCTGTTGAGGGCGATCCGCGCCAACCGGGCGAAAGTGGTGGTCATCGACATCACGGGTGTGCCGACCATCGACTCGACGGTGGCCAACCACCTGGTGCAGACCGTGGACGCGTCCGGGCTGATGGGCGCGAGCGTCATCATCACCGGCCTGTCCTCGGAGATCGCCCTGACGCTGGTGACGATCGGGCTGGACTTGTCGAAGATGAACGCCGTCGGTGACCTGCAGGGTGGCATCGAAGAGGCGGAGCGACTGCTGGGCTACGAGGTCACGCGCACCGGGGAGCAGACCGGGTGA
- a CDS encoding STAS domain-containing protein: MPVPILKQGAILIATVQAALSDSDTERLRYDLMEQVSRFRAQGIIVDVTAIDVMDSFAARSLRTIAHMTRLRGADTVIVGLQPEVAFAMVQLGLAFDDMNTALDLEEGLALLNRQLGKRNSTIGRDGGG; encoded by the coding sequence ATGCCAGTACCGATCCTGAAACAGGGCGCGATCCTCATCGCCACGGTGCAGGCCGCCCTGTCCGACTCCGACACCGAGCGACTCCGCTACGACCTCATGGAGCAGGTCAGCCGGTTCCGCGCGCAGGGCATCATCGTCGACGTCACCGCCATCGACGTGATGGATTCCTTCGCGGCCCGGTCGCTGCGCACGATCGCCCACATGACGCGGCTGCGGGGCGCGGACACGGTGATCGTGGGCCTGCAGCCCGAGGTGGCCTTCGCCATGGTGCAACTCGGTCTGGCGTTCGACGACATGAACACCGCGCTGGACCTGGAAGAGGGCCTCGCCCTGCTGAATCGGCAACTGGGAAAGCGTAATTCGACGATCGGGCGCGACGGTGGCGGATGA
- a CDS encoding ATP-binding protein — translation MADDAGDPDNIVVDINKPDDIVAARKAGHQLALDLGFSLTDVTMIATAISEIARNITSYAGRGAVRVGVADKEGRKALVVRAEDSGPGIADIERALEDGYSTGRGLGLGLPGARRLMDRLVVESTLGRGTVVEMWKWVPPRA, via the coding sequence GTGGCGGATGACGCGGGTGACCCCGACAACATCGTCGTCGACATCAACAAACCGGACGACATCGTCGCTGCCCGCAAGGCCGGGCACCAACTGGCACTCGACCTCGGGTTCTCTCTGACCGACGTCACGATGATCGCCACCGCGATCTCTGAGATCGCGCGCAACATCACCAGCTACGCGGGGCGCGGCGCGGTCCGGGTCGGGGTGGCGGACAAGGAAGGCCGCAAGGCCCTGGTGGTCCGCGCCGAAGACAGCGGTCCGGGCATCGCCGACATCGAGCGCGCGCTGGAGGACGGCTACTCGACGGGCCGGGGGCTGGGCCTCGGCCTGCCCGGCGCCCGCCGCCTGATGGACCGCCTGGTCGTGGAGTCCACGCTGGGCCGGGGCACGGTCGTCGAGATGTGGAAATGGGTTCCGCCCCGTGCGTGA
- a CDS encoding SpoIIE family protein phosphatase yields the protein MEWATAGRPLPGEHVSGDQPIAIGIDDDAALFGVMDGLGHGAAAAAAALRAVDTLENARAQRLEVLVQLCHRVLGGTRGVAMTLARVDFAAGTLAWTGVGNVTADLVAKSATGIQVRSSARLTAGIVGYRIPDIRPAQVVPIRAGDLIVIATDGIAEDHLQHIDFAASATVIATELLSRHAKGTDDAMVLTARHRGAST from the coding sequence ATGGAGTGGGCGACGGCGGGTCGCCCGCTGCCGGGCGAGCACGTCTCCGGTGACCAGCCGATCGCGATCGGCATCGACGACGACGCCGCCCTGTTCGGTGTGATGGACGGCCTCGGCCACGGCGCGGCAGCCGCGGCGGCCGCGCTGCGAGCCGTCGACACCCTCGAGAACGCGCGGGCGCAGCGGCTGGAGGTGCTCGTTCAGCTCTGTCATCGGGTGCTGGGCGGCACGCGGGGGGTGGCCATGACCCTGGCGCGGGTGGATTTCGCGGCCGGCACCCTGGCGTGGACCGGGGTCGGGAACGTCACCGCCGACCTGGTCGCCAAGTCGGCGACCGGCATCCAGGTCCGGTCCAGCGCACGCCTGACCGCGGGCATCGTCGGCTACCGGATCCCCGACATCCGGCCCGCCCAGGTGGTCCCCATTCGCGCCGGCGACCTGATCGTCATCGCCACTGACGGCATCGCCGAAGACCACTTGCAGCACATCGACTTTGCGGCTTCGGCCACGGTGATCGCCACGGAACTCTTGAGCAGGCATGCCAAGGGGACCGACGATGCAATGGTGCTGACCGCCCGTCATCGGGGAGCCTCCACATGA
- a CDS encoding SpoIIE family protein phosphatase: MTDHDNVSGGDFHTRYTAALRTYLAARDEDNLSVGHELGRRALEERVSMLDIVEHHFNLAQDLAAGPGIDAPTALEFLLQTLAPLDVATRGFLDGTKRYAEQRARADGLADRDKFRTALVNSLQEGFFVADHNGTVVEMNSALIDILGYPADGLPYRWPHPWLVDRVGARQQQTLVELNGTTAYETPIRHRDGHLAWVAVSINSVKEADSDRNAYVGTIRDVTAERAFAARESAVLRLATAVAVAKTVDELLAITLDECSAAIDVQRVVAVSWPSGDGDPAVQVAGAPAASSWRRLEPWLRDTFADARHQLPLTAKTVERPGHPGKAAGLVAVLSGAGDLALWLELRSPRWVSAEDRLLVTVLIGHLSLAMQHVRQFESARETSLTLQRAMLPPVQPPPGFAVRYEPAVPPLEIGGDWYDVLPIGDHRIGIVVGDCVGRGLPAAAIMGQLRSSARALLINGAEPALLLEQLDSAASLIPNAYCTTVFLAVLDTKSGVLQYSNAGHMPAVLAGPGSHATMLTDAASVPLAVRRDQPRPQATRVLPPGSTLMLYTDGLVERKYESIDDGIARAADVLTKINTLPLNAVADAVLRELSPAAGYDDDVAMVIYRHRPEPLRIESPATADQLVLIRHRLADWLRTADVPDDLAADIVLVASEACTNCVEHAYRENGPGTMLLAVDVADGEVRAQVSDSGSWKTPAVNPGNSGRGLLLMRAMSDAIELDSSPTGTTVDITFRLPAA, from the coding sequence ATGACCGACCACGACAACGTCAGCGGTGGGGACTTCCACACCCGCTACACCGCCGCGCTGCGCACCTATTTGGCCGCGCGCGACGAGGACAACCTGTCCGTCGGTCACGAGCTGGGGCGGCGGGCACTGGAGGAACGGGTCAGCATGCTCGACATCGTCGAGCACCATTTCAACCTGGCTCAGGATCTCGCGGCGGGTCCGGGTATCGACGCACCGACGGCCCTGGAGTTCCTGCTGCAGACGCTGGCCCCGCTCGACGTGGCGACACGCGGCTTCCTCGACGGCACCAAGCGCTACGCCGAGCAGCGCGCCCGCGCCGACGGACTCGCCGACCGCGACAAATTCCGCACCGCGCTGGTGAATTCGCTGCAGGAGGGCTTCTTCGTCGCCGACCACAACGGGACGGTGGTCGAGATGAACAGCGCGCTGATCGACATCCTCGGCTACCCGGCGGACGGCCTGCCGTACCGGTGGCCGCACCCGTGGCTTGTCGATCGAGTCGGGGCGCGCCAGCAACAGACCTTGGTCGAGCTCAACGGCACCACCGCGTACGAGACGCCGATCCGGCACCGCGACGGCCACCTCGCGTGGGTCGCGGTGAGCATCAACTCGGTCAAGGAGGCCGACAGCGACCGAAACGCCTACGTCGGCACGATCCGTGACGTCACCGCCGAACGCGCCTTCGCGGCCCGGGAAAGCGCGGTGCTCCGGCTGGCCACGGCCGTGGCCGTGGCCAAGACGGTGGACGAGCTGCTGGCGATCACGCTGGACGAGTGCAGCGCGGCGATCGACGTGCAACGGGTGGTCGCGGTCTCATGGCCGAGCGGTGACGGCGACCCCGCGGTCCAGGTCGCGGGCGCCCCGGCCGCGTCCAGCTGGCGCCGGCTGGAGCCGTGGCTGCGTGACACCTTCGCCGACGCCCGGCACCAGTTGCCGCTGACGGCCAAGACCGTCGAACGTCCCGGGCACCCCGGCAAGGCGGCCGGGCTGGTGGCGGTGCTGTCCGGAGCGGGCGACCTGGCGCTCTGGCTGGAGCTGCGCTCACCCCGGTGGGTCAGCGCGGAGGACCGGCTCCTGGTCACCGTCCTGATCGGGCACCTCAGCCTGGCCATGCAGCACGTCCGGCAGTTCGAGAGCGCCCGCGAGACGTCGCTGACGTTGCAGCGCGCGATGCTGCCGCCGGTGCAGCCGCCGCCGGGGTTCGCGGTGCGCTACGAACCCGCGGTGCCGCCGCTGGAGATCGGCGGTGACTGGTATGACGTATTGCCCATCGGGGACCACCGGATCGGCATCGTCGTCGGCGACTGCGTCGGTCGCGGGCTGCCTGCGGCCGCGATCATGGGTCAATTGCGCAGCTCGGCGCGCGCGCTGCTCATCAACGGCGCCGAACCCGCGTTACTCCTCGAACAGCTCGACTCGGCGGCGTCGCTCATCCCGAACGCGTACTGCACCACGGTGTTTCTCGCGGTGCTGGACACCAAATCCGGGGTCCTGCAGTACAGCAATGCCGGGCACATGCCCGCCGTCCTCGCGGGGCCCGGATCGCACGCGACGATGTTGACGGACGCCGCGTCGGTGCCGCTCGCGGTGCGCCGGGACCAGCCCCGCCCCCAGGCGACCCGGGTCCTGCCGCCGGGCTCGACGCTGATGCTGTACACCGACGGCCTCGTCGAGCGCAAGTACGAGTCCATCGACGATGGAATAGCCCGCGCCGCTGACGTTTTGACGAAGATCAACACGTTGCCGCTGAATGCCGTCGCGGACGCGGTGCTGCGTGAACTCTCTCCCGCGGCGGGGTATGACGACGACGTGGCCATGGTCATATACCGGCATCGGCCGGAACCACTCCGCATCGAAAGCCCTGCGACCGCAGACCAATTGGTGCTCATCCGGCATCGGCTGGCCGACTGGCTGCGGACGGCCGACGTCCCGGACGACCTGGCCGCGGACATCGTGCTGGTTGCCAGCGAGGCGTGCACCAACTGCGTCGAGCACGCCTACCGCGAAAACGGTCCCGGGACCATGCTGCTGGCGGTCGACGTCGCCGACGGCGAGGTGCGCGCGCAGGTCAGCGACTCCGGTTCATGGAAGACACCGGCGGTCAATCCCGGCAACAGCGGCCGCGGCCTGCTGCTGATGCGCGCGATGAGTGACGCCATCGAGCTGGACAGCTCGCCGACCGGCACCACGGTCGACATCACGTTCCGGCTGCCGGCCGCCTGA